In Herbaspirillum seropedicae, a single window of DNA contains:
- the iscR gene encoding Fe-S cluster assembly transcriptional regulator IscR translates to MRLTTKGRFAVTAMIDLALRQGKGPVTLSAISERQEISLSYLEQLFGKLRRHQIVESVRGPGGGYNLARKAADVSVADIIIAVDEPLDATQCGGKENCHSASHPGGARCMTHDLWSTLNEKMVEYLDSVSLQDLVDQQKEPKPAEHRAADSQSVVVMHRPQAAA, encoded by the coding sequence ATGCGTCTAACCACCAAAGGTCGTTTTGCCGTCACGGCGATGATTGACCTGGCCTTGCGCCAGGGCAAGGGTCCCGTCACGTTGTCGGCCATCAGCGAGCGCCAGGAAATTTCTTTATCATATCTGGAGCAGTTGTTCGGCAAGTTGCGGCGGCACCAGATCGTCGAGTCCGTGAGGGGGCCTGGCGGTGGTTACAACCTCGCCCGCAAGGCCGCCGATGTCTCGGTGGCCGACATCATCATCGCGGTGGACGAACCGCTGGATGCGACCCAGTGCGGCGGCAAGGAAAATTGCCACAGCGCTTCGCATCCCGGCGGCGCACGCTGTATGACGCATGACCTGTGGTCCACCCTGAACGAAAAGATGGTCGAGTACCTGGATTCGGTGTCGCTCCAGGATCTGGTCGACCAGCAAAAAGAACCCAAGCCGGCGGAACACCGTGCCGCCGACTCGCAGAGCGTGGTGGTGATGCACCGCCCGCAAGCCGCAGCCTGA
- a CDS encoding FadR/GntR family transcriptional regulator — protein sequence MDVSDTPNPLLRPRRKPQSLSQEVVAALTAMISNGSLTPGDKLPTESEIMQTQGVSRTVVREAISRLQAAGLVETRHGIGTFVLEAKKGGNINIDPATITTMRDLLALLELRISLETEIAGLAAARRTEEQLQEIREALDLFRANQQGGGDTVGPDFRFHFAIANATGNRYFIEIISHLGMGVIPRKRINTAELAHDQQASYLDRVQREHEDIYEAIARGDAEAARAAMRNHLTNSRERLRRAQQEAESGSASAA from the coding sequence ATGGATGTAAGCGATACCCCCAACCCCCTGCTGCGCCCGCGCCGCAAGCCACAGAGCCTGTCGCAGGAGGTGGTGGCCGCGCTGACCGCGATGATCAGCAATGGCAGCCTCACGCCCGGAGACAAGCTGCCCACCGAATCCGAGATCATGCAGACCCAGGGCGTGTCGCGCACCGTAGTGCGCGAAGCCATCTCGCGCCTGCAGGCCGCCGGCCTGGTGGAAACCCGCCACGGCATCGGCACCTTCGTGCTGGAGGCCAAGAAAGGCGGCAACATCAACATCGATCCGGCCACCATCACCACCATGCGCGACCTGCTGGCGCTGCTGGAGCTGCGCATCAGCCTGGAAACCGAAATCGCCGGCCTGGCCGCGGCCCGCCGCACCGAGGAACAGCTGCAGGAAATCCGCGAGGCGCTTGATCTGTTCCGCGCCAACCAGCAAGGCGGCGGCGACACCGTGGGGCCGGATTTCCGCTTCCACTTCGCCATCGCCAACGCCACCGGCAACCGCTACTTCATCGAGATCATCAGCCACCTGGGCATGGGCGTGATCCCGCGCAAGCGCATCAACACGGCCGAGCTGGCCCATGACCAGCAAGCCAGCTACCTGGACCGGGTGCAGCGCGAGCACGAAGACATCTATGAAGCCATTGCCCGCGGCGACGCCGAGGCCGCCCGCGCCGCCATGCGCAACCACCTCACCAACAGCCGCGAACGCCTGCGTCGCGCGCAACAGGAAGCCGAATCGGGCAGCGCCAGCGCGGCCTGA
- the kdgD gene encoding 5-dehydro-4-deoxyglucarate dehydratase: MSQYTPQDLKQILSSGLLSFPLTDFDEQGDFRPKTYIERLEWLAPYGASALFAAGGTGEFFSLVPGEYSDIIRTAVDTCRGKVPIIAGAGGSTRAAIAYAQEAERLGAHGILLMPHYLTEASQDGIAAHVEAVCKSVKFGVIIYNRAVCKLNADTLQKLADRCPNLIGFKDGIGEIEPMVHIRRKLGDRFTYLGGLPTAEVYAAAYKALGVPVYSSAVFNFIPKTAVEFYQAIAKEDHDTVGKLIDEFFLPYLAIRNRKAGYAVSIVKAGARIAGHDAGPVRTPLTDCTPEEHEELAALMNKLGPQ; this comes from the coding sequence ATGTCCCAGTACACTCCCCAAGACCTCAAACAGATCCTCTCTTCCGGCCTGCTGTCGTTCCCGCTGACCGACTTCGACGAGCAGGGCGACTTCCGCCCGAAGACCTATATCGAGCGCCTGGAATGGCTGGCTCCGTACGGCGCCAGCGCCCTGTTCGCCGCCGGCGGCACGGGTGAATTCTTCTCGCTGGTCCCGGGCGAGTATTCGGACATCATCCGCACCGCCGTCGACACCTGCCGTGGCAAGGTGCCCATCATCGCCGGCGCGGGCGGCTCCACCCGCGCCGCCATCGCCTATGCCCAGGAAGCCGAGCGCCTGGGCGCGCACGGCATCCTGCTGATGCCGCACTACCTGACCGAAGCCAGCCAGGACGGCATCGCCGCCCACGTCGAGGCGGTCTGCAAGTCAGTCAAGTTTGGCGTGATCATCTACAACCGCGCCGTCTGCAAGCTCAACGCAGACACCCTGCAGAAGCTGGCGGACCGTTGCCCCAACCTGATCGGCTTCAAGGATGGCATCGGCGAGATCGAGCCTATGGTCCACATCCGCCGCAAGCTGGGCGACCGCTTCACCTACCTGGGCGGCCTGCCGACCGCAGAGGTGTATGCAGCGGCCTACAAGGCGCTGGGCGTGCCGGTGTATTCCTCGGCGGTGTTCAACTTCATCCCCAAGACCGCCGTGGAGTTCTACCAGGCCATCGCCAAGGAAGACCATGACACCGTGGGCAAGCTGATCGATGAATTCTTCCTGCCCTACCTGGCCATCCGCAACCGCAAGGCTGGCTATGCCGTGTCCATCGTCAAGGCGGGCGCCCGTATCGCCGGCCATGACGCCGGTCCGGTGCGTACCCCGCTGACTGATTGCACGCCTGAAGAGCACGAAGAACTGGCCGCACTGATGAACAAGCTCGGCCCGCAATAA
- a CDS encoding methyl-accepting chemotaxis protein: MRNLTVRFSLMSALALFSCMIVVGAGVGIFALGRANHATEYVHEITERALLINDAYKDTTRTRAAHGRMYATLMEKGDQAVIDSALKSAEMTYERSLKYLDEYAKLPDLEGQDPATKTELLESAKALNEVLKKATDLLKAGDAAGYSQLNNNFISKGGARFSTALDAYQKRAMELNDNVTTQRQREYNLVVWLVVTGLIGAMFLVVGVHFLLRNIVLTPLNRAVHLLDLVANGDLTTKVEVASSNEIGRLFSAIRSMQQALLTTVSRVRSSSDSIDTSAKEIAAGNMDLSSRTEQQASSLEETAASMEELTGTVKQNAENALQANQLAHSASSTASKGGEVVSQVVDTMQAINDSSRKIVDIISVIDGIAFQTNILALNAAVEAARAGEQGRGFAVVASEVRSLAQRSAAAAKEIKSLIDDSVEKVEAGSQLVEQAGATMSEVVTSVQRVTDIVGEIAEASREQSTGIEQVNRAITQMDEVTQQNAALVEEAAAAAQSLQAQATNLVGAVSIFKIEAHQVAPAGKPASKPRAAPAARPVTTPQVAAPAAPAVTAAAPSSPASAPKSAPKLPPAPPKAAAKPASSRAKDDAQDWEEF; encoded by the coding sequence ATGCGGAATCTGACGGTTCGCTTCAGCCTGATGAGCGCGCTTGCGCTGTTTTCATGCATGATCGTGGTAGGCGCTGGGGTCGGTATCTTTGCCCTTGGCCGGGCCAACCACGCCACGGAATATGTCCATGAGATCACCGAGCGCGCCTTGCTGATCAACGATGCATACAAGGACACCACCCGCACGCGTGCAGCGCACGGGCGCATGTATGCGACCCTGATGGAAAAGGGTGACCAGGCGGTGATCGATTCTGCGTTGAAGAGCGCAGAGATGACTTATGAGCGCAGCCTGAAATACCTCGACGAGTATGCCAAGCTGCCCGATCTGGAGGGACAGGATCCGGCGACCAAGACCGAGCTCCTCGAATCCGCCAAGGCATTGAACGAGGTCCTGAAGAAGGCCACCGACCTGCTCAAGGCAGGCGACGCGGCCGGCTACTCCCAGCTCAACAACAACTTCATCAGCAAGGGTGGCGCGCGTTTCTCGACCGCCCTGGATGCGTACCAGAAGCGGGCGATGGAGCTCAATGACAATGTCACTACCCAACGCCAGCGTGAATACAACCTGGTGGTCTGGCTGGTCGTGACCGGCCTGATCGGCGCCATGTTCCTGGTGGTGGGCGTGCATTTCCTGTTGCGCAACATCGTCCTCACACCGCTCAACCGCGCTGTCCACCTACTGGACCTGGTGGCCAATGGCGACCTGACCACCAAGGTGGAAGTGGCAAGCAGCAATGAGATCGGCCGTCTGTTCTCGGCCATCCGCAGCATGCAGCAAGCCTTGCTGACCACCGTCTCGCGCGTGCGCAGCAGCTCCGACAGCATCGACACCAGCGCCAAGGAAATCGCGGCGGGCAACATGGACCTGTCTTCGCGGACCGAGCAACAGGCCAGCTCGCTGGAAGAGACCGCCGCCTCGATGGAAGAACTGACCGGCACCGTCAAGCAGAATGCCGAGAACGCCTTGCAGGCCAACCAGCTGGCGCATTCGGCTTCGTCCACCGCCAGCAAGGGCGGCGAGGTGGTCTCCCAGGTGGTTGATACCATGCAGGCCATCAATGATTCCTCGCGCAAGATCGTGGACATCATCAGCGTCATCGACGGCATTGCTTTCCAGACCAACATCCTGGCCTTGAACGCCGCCGTGGAAGCGGCACGCGCTGGCGAGCAAGGGCGCGGCTTTGCCGTGGTGGCGTCGGAAGTGCGTTCGCTGGCCCAGCGCTCGGCGGCCGCCGCCAAGGAAATCAAGTCGCTCATCGATGACTCGGTGGAAAAGGTCGAGGCCGGCAGCCAGCTGGTCGAGCAGGCCGGTGCGACCATGAGTGAAGTGGTCACCAGCGTGCAGCGCGTCACCGACATCGTCGGCGAGATCGCCGAAGCCAGCCGTGAGCAGAGCACCGGGATTGAACAGGTCAATCGCGCCATCACGCAGATGGACGAAGTGACCCAGCAGAACGCTGCGCTGGTGGAAGAAGCGGCCGCTGCGGCCCAGTCCCTGCAGGCGCAGGCGACCAACCTGGTCGGTGCAGTGAGCATCTTCAAGATCGAGGCGCACCAGGTCGCGCCGGCGGGCAAGCCGGCTTCCAAGCCGCGCGCAGCCCCGGCGGCCCGGCCCGTGACGACGCCGCAAGTGGCGGCGCCTGCCGCTCCAGCGGTGACAGCGGCGGCGCCGTCCTCTCCTGCGTCAGCTCCCAAGAGCGCGCCCAAGCTGCCGCCAGCGCCTCCCAAGGCTGCAGCCAAGCCGGCCAGCAGCCGCGCCAAGGACGACGCCCAGGACTGGGAAGAGTTCTAA
- a CDS encoding lactonase family protein → MSSSLPPSSRLATLIATSALSLATSHAGAATIAYVSHADSQDIYVLRLNNDGSVNLIDKVDTGSTVMPLAISPDRKYLYASLRREPYAVASYAIDPASGKLKALSKAPLADNMANIATDRSGRYLLAASYFGNKISVNAIGSDGAVQTPPLAVIPTGKNAHSVQVDPANAFVFASNLGSDVILQYRFDPASGAVTPNTPPSVASKAGAGPRHFVFSPDQRFLYCANELDATVSTYAYDRQAGTLTLLGSDSALPEGFQSSEQLAAADLHLTPDGRFLYATERTSNTLTGYRVDRASGKLTRILNIPTETQPRAFNIDPQGRYLLAVGQKAGLTSYAIDAASGTLTPLFRYTLGRNPNWVEIIDLP, encoded by the coding sequence GCCTCGCCACCTTGATTGCCACCTCCGCCCTCAGCCTGGCGACCAGCCATGCCGGTGCCGCCACCATCGCCTACGTTTCCCATGCCGACAGCCAGGACATCTACGTCCTGCGACTCAACAACGATGGCAGCGTCAACCTGATCGACAAGGTCGATACCGGCAGCACCGTGATGCCGCTGGCCATCAGCCCTGACCGCAAATACCTCTATGCGTCCCTGCGCCGCGAGCCGTATGCGGTGGCCAGCTATGCCATCGATCCCGCCAGCGGCAAGCTCAAGGCGTTGTCCAAGGCGCCGCTGGCCGACAACATGGCCAATATCGCCACCGACCGCAGCGGTCGCTACCTGCTGGCGGCGTCCTACTTCGGCAACAAGATCTCGGTCAATGCCATCGGCAGCGACGGCGCCGTGCAGACGCCGCCGCTGGCGGTGATTCCCACTGGCAAGAACGCCCACTCGGTGCAGGTCGATCCTGCCAATGCCTTCGTCTTTGCCAGCAACCTGGGCAGTGACGTGATCCTGCAATACCGTTTCGATCCTGCTTCTGGCGCGGTCACGCCCAATACGCCGCCCTCGGTGGCGAGCAAGGCCGGGGCCGGTCCGCGTCACTTCGTGTTCTCGCCCGACCAGCGTTTCCTCTATTGCGCCAATGAACTCGACGCCACCGTCAGCACCTATGCCTATGACCGCCAGGCTGGCACGCTGACCCTGCTGGGCAGTGACTCGGCCTTGCCGGAAGGCTTCCAGAGCAGCGAACAACTGGCCGCTGCCGACCTGCACCTGACCCCGGATGGTCGCTTCCTCTATGCCACCGAGCGCACCTCCAACACCCTCACCGGCTACCGCGTGGACCGCGCCAGCGGCAAGCTGACCCGCATCCTCAACATCCCCACCGAAACCCAGCCACGGGCTTTCAACATCGACCCGCAAGGGCGCTACCTGCTCGCCGTCGGGCAAAAGGCTGGCCTGACCAGTTATGCCATCGATGCCGCCAGCGGGACGCTGACGCCCTTGTTCCGCTATACCCTGGGCCGCAATCCGAATTGGGTCGAGATCATCGACCTGCCCTGA